One Elaeis guineensis isolate ETL-2024a chromosome 10, EG11, whole genome shotgun sequence genomic window carries:
- the LOC105053029 gene encoding LOW QUALITY PROTEIN: pectinesterase (The sequence of the model RefSeq protein was modified relative to this genomic sequence to represent the inferred CDS: inserted 1 base in 1 codon), whose product MAPCPTAVTSLVLLLLLLLLSPALSLTSPSLQPECATSPKKSSTPSASSFAPSTSFLSTLHSTLDEIQKLVSVVSTFYGNLGGNLRLSSAVSDCLDLLDLSTDEISSTISASQPSTASATAGTGNRRSDVRSWLSAALGNQETCKESLEXTNSVLGSLVSGGLQSITSLVADSLRDVAAGSGGVGGAGNAGRRRLMGKVSDGFPGWVSLGDRRLLQAPAGTAADAVVAKDGSGKYTTVGAAVAAAPTESTKRYVIYVKKGAYKENVEIKKKTWNIMLVGDGLGQTIISGSRNFVDGWTTYRSATFAVSGKGFIVRDLTIENTAGPSKHQAVALRSDSDLSVYYRCSFLGYQDTLYAHSLRQFYRECRIAGTVDFVFGDAAAVFQSCTLLARRPLPDQKNSVTAQGRKDPNQNTGFSLQFCNVSADSDLAGFTNSTATYLGRPWKEYSRTVVMQSYLGVAVRPEGWLEWNGDFALRTLYYGEYMNYGPGSGLAGRVKWPGYHVITDSAQAVNFTVGQFIDGNLWLPSTGVKYTAGLTM is encoded by the exons ATGGCTCCATGTCCAACGGCCGTCACTTCTCttgttctcctcctcctcctcctcctcctctcgccggcgCTCTCCCTCACCTCCCCCTCGCTCCAACCAGAATGCGCCACGTCGCCAAAGAAGAGCTCCACGCCGTCGGCGAGTTCCTTCGCCCCCTCCACCTCCTTCCTCTCCACCCTCCACTCCACCCTCGACGAGATACAGAAGCTCGTGTCCGTCGTCTCCACCTTCTACGGAAACCTCGGCGGCAACCTCCGCCTTTCCTCCGCCGTCTCCGACTGTCTCGACCTCCTCGACCTCTCCACTGACGAGATCTCCTCGACCATCTCTGCCTCCCAACCCTCTACCGCCTCCGCCACCGCCGGCACCGGCAACCGCCGCTCCGACGTCCGCTCATGGCTGAGTGCCGCCCTCGGGAACCAAGAAACCTGCAAGGAGTCCCTCG GGACCAACAGCGTCCTCGGCTCCCTCGTCTCCGGCGGTCTCCAGTCCATCACCTCCCTGGTTGCCGACAGCCTCCGCGATGTTGCCGCCGGTTCCGGCGGCGTCGGCGGGGCCGGAAATGCCGGCCGGCGGAGGCTGATGGGGAAGGTGAGCGACGGGTTCCCGGGATGGGTGTCGTTGGGAGACCGGAGGCTGCTGCAGGCGCCGGCGGGGACGGCGGCGGATGCAGTGGTGGCGAAGGACGGGAGCGGGAAGTACACGACGGTGGGggcggcggtggcggcggcgCCGACGGAGAGCACGAAGAGGTACGTGATCTACGTGAAAAAGGGGGCGTACAAGGAGAACGTGGAGATTAAGAAGAAGACGTGGAATATAATGCTAGTAGGCGACGGCTTGGGCCAGACCATCATCTCCGGCAGCCGTAACTTCGTTGACGGCTGGACTACCTACCGGAGCGCCACCTTCG CGGTCTCCGGCAAGGGTTTCATCGTCCGGGACCTGACGATCGAGAACACAGCCGGCCCTTCGAAGCACCAGGCGGTGGCGCTCCGCTCCGACTCCGACCTCTCCGTCTACTACCGCTGCAGCTTCCTGGGCTACCAGGACACCCTCTACGCCCACTCCCTCCGCCAGTTCTACCGCGAGTGCCGCATCGCCGGCACCGTCGACTTCGTCTTCGGCGACGCCGCCGCCGTCTTCCAGAGCTGCACCCTCCTTGCCCGCCGCCCGCTCCCCGACCAGAAGAACTCCGTCACGGCCCAGGGGCGCAAGGACCCCAACCAGAACACCGGCTTCTCCCTCCAATTCTGCAACGTCTCCGCCGACTCCGACCTGGCCGGGTTCACCAACTCGACCGCCACCTATTTGGGCCGGCCCTGGAAGGAATACTCTCGGACCGTCGTCATGCAGTCGTATCTCGGGGTGGCGGTCCGGCCCGAGGGTTGGCTCGAGTGGAACGGGGACTTCGCGCTCCGGACGCTCTACTACGGCGAGTACATGAACTACGGGCCCGGTTCGGGGCTGGCCGGCCGGGTCAAGTGGCCCGGGTACCACGTCATAACCGACTCGGCTCAGGCGGTCAATTTCACGGTGGGTCAGTTCATTGATGGGAACCTCTGGCTGCCCTCCACCGGGGTCAAGTACACGGCCGGTCTGACGATGTAA